One segment of Sesamum indicum cultivar Zhongzhi No. 13 linkage group LG4, S_indicum_v1.0, whole genome shotgun sequence DNA contains the following:
- the LOC105159835 gene encoding uncharacterized protein LOC105159835, producing the protein MVKYQRKNLYSQWKKSKDYYYYMFDEDEESSCSYPFTLIYANTKKRAKPKFFYFALLSLLSCCLILPPLFLFFNSNFSLLHSSDKEGRGSGTDVDGFLCSAVPNGTICCDRSSIRTDICVMRGDVRTHSASSPLVLYDTVGLNAYAPGLSDGHDDEGQVIQHEKIRPYTRKWETSVMGTIDELDLILRRESSVHQRCDVQHDVPAVVFSTGGYTGNLYHEFNDGILPLYITSQHFNKKVVFIMLEYHNWWITKYGDIISELSDFPAIDFSGDKRIHCFPEAIVGLRIHNELTVDSSLMEGNKTIRDFHDLLDRAYWPRISSLIQDEELEAQSRLAISPSVVNPIETKTEKRGLDQPKLVIVSRNGSRAITNEDSLVKMAEATGFVVEVLRPERTTELAKIYRVLNSSDVMIGVHGAAMTHFLFMKPGSVFIQVIPLGTEWAAETYYGEPAGKFGLRYIGYKILPNESSLYNDYDKNDPILNDPSSVNRKGWEFTKKIYLDRQTVKLDLKRFQKRLLRAYYYTVARKKGRSHRLSE; encoded by the exons ATGGTTAAATACCAGAGGAAAAATCTGTATAGCCAGTGGAAGAAAAGCAAAGACTATTACTACTACATGTTTGATGAGGATGAAGAGTCTTCTTGCTCATACCCTTTTACCTTAATCTATGCAAACACCAAGAAAAGAGCAAAGCCCAAGTTTTTCTACTTCGCTTTGCTTTCTCTGCTTTCTTGCTGCCTGATTTTACCACCCCTGTTCTTGTTCTTCAACTCAAACTTCTCCTTGCTCC ATTCATCTGATAAAGAAGGCCGTGGTTCAGGAACTGATGTAGATGGCTTCCTTTGCTCAGCTGTTCCTAATG GTACTATTTGTTGCGACAGAAGTAGTATAAGAACAGACATATGTGTAATGAGAGGGGATGTAAGAACTCACTCTGCCTCCTCGCCTCTCGTCCTGTACGATACTGTTGGTTTGAATGCTTATGCTCCGGGCCTATCTGATGGTCATGATGATGAAGGGCAGGTGATCCAGCATGAAAAGATTAGGCCATATACGCGAAAATGGGAAACCAGTGTGATGGGTACAATTGATGAGTTAGACCTAATCCTAAGAAGAGAGTCGAGCGTTCATCAGAGGTGTGATGTCCAGCACGACGTCCCTGCTGTGGTTTTTTCGACTGGAGGCTATACGGGCAATCTTTACCATGAATTCAACGATGGGATTTTGCCTCTATACATCACTTCTCAGCATTTCAACAAGAAGGTTGTTTTCATCATGCTTGAATATCATAATTGGTGGATTACAAAGTATGGTGACATAATCTCCGAGCTCTCCGATTTTCCAGCTATAGATTTTAGTGGGGATAAAAGGATCCACTGCTTCCCAGAAGCGATAGTCGGCTTAAGAATCCATAATGAGCTCACAGTTGATTCTTCCTTGATGGAAGGCAATAAGACGATCAGAGACTTCCATGACCTCCTGGACCGAGCCTACTGGCCTCGTATTAGTAGTCTCATCCAGGATGAGGAACTTGAAGCTCAGTCAAGACTGGCGATTTCACCATCAGTGGTTAATCCAATTGagacaaaaacagaaaaacgaGGGTTGGATCAACCTAAACTGGTTATAGTATCTAGGAACGGCTCAAGGGCAATAACCAACGAAGATTCACTTGTGAAAATGGCTGAGGCTACTGGTTTTGTAGTTGAAGTTTTGAGGCCTGAAAGAACCACTGAGCTTGCAAAAATCTATCGAGTCCTCAACTCAAGCGACGTTATGATTGGTGTCCACGGTGCTGCCATGACTCACTTCCTCTTCATGAAGCCTGGTTCTGTTTTCATCCAAGTGATACCCCTTGGCACTGAATGGGCAGCAGAAACTTACTATGGAGAGCCAGCTGGGAAATTCGGGTTAAGATACATTGGCTACAAGATCCTCCCGAATGAGAGCTCATTGTACAATGATTACGACAAGAACGACCCCATTTTGAATGATCCAAGCAGCGTTAACCGTAAGGGATGGGAATTCACAAAGAAAATCTATCTTGATCGACAAACCGTGAAGTTGGACTTGAAAAGATTCCAGAAGCGCTTGCTTCGCGCCTACTACTACACTGTAGCTAGGAAGAAAGGGCGTTCGCATCGTCTATCTGAGTAA